A genome region from Gossypium hirsutum isolate 1008001.06 chromosome A04, Gossypium_hirsutum_v2.1, whole genome shotgun sequence includes the following:
- the LOC107943751 gene encoding uncharacterized protein yields MACPPTHKVVKGELKNGSDDCLASLMYSNYQGAPVTIKKDSLPTPFAQNMLVDGLYGGLVYDVVRVKWIILWTTDCKVATKIIPIENHIVWEDIVSILQPYDSSDNLPLSCGGVFSAEAHIHANGDGSLNLTAQIMWSGCK; encoded by the exons ATGGCTTGTCCTCCAACTCATAAAGTGGTAAAAGGTGAGCTTAAGAATGGTTCTGATGACTGCCTTGCGAGCTTGATGTATTCGAATTACCAAGGTGCTCCCGTAACGATTAAAAAAGATTCATTACCCACTCCATTTGCGCAGAATATGCTAGTCGACGGTCTGTACGGAGGCCTGGTGTATGATGTTGTTAGGGTTAAGTGGATTATTCTTTGGACCACTGATTGTAAG GTGGCTACTAAGATCATTCCGATCGAAAACCATATTGTTTGGGAGGATATAGTGAGCATCCTTCAGCCCTACGATAGCTCTGACAACTTGCCCTTATCATGTGGGGGTGTATTTTCCGCCGAAGCTCATATCCATGCAAATGGAGATGGATCTCTAAACCTGACAGCACAAATCATGTGGAGCGGTTGCAAGTAA